In Chryseobacterium gotjawalense, the following are encoded in one genomic region:
- the pdeM gene encoding ligase-associated DNA damage response endonuclease PdeM, whose amino-acid sequence MNLQTIEKTVQKENLIFTNQRALFWTGNKSLIISDLHLGKTAYFRKNGIPVPSDILEDDLERLDFLIQHFEAEQLIVVGDFLHAGKNADFKIFEEWRTLNSTLKIILIKGNHDIKNADFLLDLNISIIENSLYTKPFTFIHIPENSENKFSISGHLHPGVTVKLEKRKTVRLPCFRLSENQLILPAFSKFTGLDTQSCQDFECIAFTEDLIFEL is encoded by the coding sequence ATGAATCTGCAGACTATAGAAAAAACCGTTCAGAAAGAAAACCTCATTTTCACCAATCAGCGTGCTCTTTTTTGGACGGGAAACAAATCATTAATTATCAGTGATTTACACTTAGGAAAAACCGCTTATTTTAGAAAAAACGGTATTCCGGTTCCGTCGGATATTTTAGAAGATGATCTGGAAAGACTGGATTTTTTAATTCAACATTTTGAAGCAGAGCAACTTATCGTTGTCGGTGATTTTTTGCACGCCGGAAAAAACGCAGATTTCAAAATATTTGAAGAATGGCGAACGTTAAATAGTACCCTGAAAATTATTTTAATTAAAGGAAATCATGATATAAAAAATGCTGACTTTTTACTTGATTTAAACATCAGCATCATTGAAAATTCTCTTTATACCAAACCTTTTACTTTTATTCATATCCCGGAAAATTCAGAAAATAAGTTTTCAATTTCCGGACATCTTCATCCCGGAGTTACGGTAAAACTGGAAAAACGAAAAACTGTAAGATTGCCTTGTTTTCGGCTTTCAGAAAATCAGTTAATTCTTCCGGCATTCAGTAAATTTACCGGCCTGGACACGCAGTCCTGTCAGGATTTTGAATGTATTGCCTTTACGGAAGATTTGATTTTCGAACTTTAA
- a CDS encoding CinA family nicotinamide mononucleotide deamidase-related protein, producing MKAVLITIGDEILSGNTVDTNSNFIAAELKKIGIPVVQILTVSDEIESIKRNLKSAFEMADLVITTGGLGPTKDDKTKTAFKEFFNDEIILDPETYDHLRRLFEKRNRAHLLELNKPQAEVLSKAFIFQNENGSAPCQMIQENGKITICMPGVPFEVKPLIKHKIIPFLAEKWSLNYIVTHTISVVGIPESVLSEQIESWELALPKDISLSYLPVGNRIKLRLTAQGKNQKELELRIEEEVQKLNPLIGNHVISWNGDDIQEILKEILDEKKLTVSTAESCTGGELSKLLTSISGSSTYFLGGIIAYDYHKKIEILGVSEKTIQEKTVVSEEVAQEMSLGAQKLFKTNISLSTTGVSGPNSDEFNNEIGTAFYSIRVNDFEKTNRLHLPHFERNDFVNFVSQRVLQDLVEILIREQY from the coding sequence ATGAAAGCAGTTCTCATCACCATAGGCGACGAAATTTTGTCGGGAAATACAGTCGATACCAATTCTAATTTCATCGCAGCCGAACTCAAGAAAATCGGAATTCCGGTGGTGCAGATTTTAACGGTTTCCGATGAAATAGAAAGCATTAAAAGAAACCTGAAATCAGCTTTTGAAATGGCAGATTTGGTGATTACGACCGGCGGTTTGGGCCCTACCAAAGACGATAAAACCAAAACCGCTTTTAAAGAATTCTTTAATGATGAAATCATTCTGGATCCCGAAACTTACGACCATTTGCGGAGGTTATTTGAGAAAAGAAACCGTGCCCATCTTTTAGAACTCAATAAACCACAGGCCGAAGTCTTAAGCAAAGCCTTTATTTTTCAAAACGAGAACGGAAGCGCGCCCTGTCAGATGATTCAGGAAAATGGAAAGATTACCATTTGTATGCCCGGAGTTCCGTTCGAGGTAAAACCTTTGATTAAACATAAAATCATTCCTTTTCTCGCCGAAAAATGGAGTTTGAATTACATTGTAACGCACACTATTTCTGTGGTCGGAATTCCTGAAAGTGTATTATCTGAACAAATTGAAAGTTGGGAATTGGCTTTACCAAAGGATATTTCGCTTTCATATCTTCCCGTGGGAAACCGAATTAAATTGCGCTTAACTGCTCAGGGTAAAAATCAGAAAGAACTCGAACTGCGGATTGAAGAGGAAGTTCAGAAATTAAATCCTTTAATCGGCAATCATGTCATTTCCTGGAACGGTGACGATATTCAGGAAATTTTAAAAGAAATTTTAGATGAAAAAAAGCTCACGGTTTCTACAGCTGAAAGTTGTACCGGCGGCGAACTTTCAAAATTACTCACTTCAATTTCAGGAAGTTCTACTTATTTCCTTGGTGGAATTATCGCTTACGATTATCACAAAAAAATAGAAATTCTGGGCGTTTCTGAAAAAACGATTCAGGAGAAAACAGTGGTTTCTGAAGAAGTTGCACAGGAAATGAGTTTGGGTGCTCAAAAGCTTTTCAAAACGAATATATCGCTTTCTACCACAGGTGTTTCCGGACCGAATTCTGATGAATTCAATAATGAAATCGGAACTGCTTTTTACTCGATTCGGGTTAATGATTTCGAAAAAACCAATCGTTTACATCTTCCACATTTCGAGCGAAATGATTTCGTCAATTTTGTGTCGCAGAGAGTTTTACAGGATTTGGTTGAGATTTTAATTCGGGAGCAATATTAG
- a CDS encoding lipocalin family protein, translated as MKNLNKLAIPVALGILGVAFLHSCSVGIPKGATAVQNFNAKKYLGKWYEIARFDYRFERNMKNVTATYSMKDNGNIKVDNRGYDHVKNKWKESIGEAKFVENENVARLKVSFFKPIWAGYNIIDIDEDYKYALVAGNNLDYLWILSREKTIPVSYRERFLEKAKKLGYQTGNLIWVEQDE; from the coding sequence ATGAAAAATTTAAATAAACTAGCAATCCCCGTTGCGCTTGGGATTTTGGGTGTCGCATTTCTACATTCCTGTTCTGTGGGAATTCCTAAAGGAGCAACTGCCGTTCAAAATTTTAACGCTAAAAAATATTTGGGAAAATGGTATGAGATAGCCCGTTTCGATTACCGTTTTGAGAGGAATATGAAGAACGTCACCGCAACCTATTCCATGAAAGACAACGGCAATATCAAAGTGGATAATAGAGGTTATGACCACGTGAAAAATAAATGGAAAGAAAGTATCGGCGAAGCCAAATTCGTAGAAAACGAAAATGTGGCGAGGTTGAAAGTTTCTTTTTTTAAACCAATTTGGGCAGGCTATAACATCATCGATATCGATGAGGATTACAAATATGCCTTAGTAGCTGGCAACAATCTCGATTATTTGTGGATTCTTTCACGGGAGAAAACCATTCCCGTTTCCTACAGAGAAAGGTTTTTGGAGAAAGCTAAAAAATTGGGTTATCAAACAGGAAATTTGATTTGGGTGGAACAGGATGAGTAA
- a CDS encoding NAD(P)/FAD-dependent oxidoreductase: MDLKSNEPFWLVKNGLLSSYPSLKKDVECEILIIGAGITGSLIAHQMTEEGCKTILIDKREICNGSTSATTSMLQYEIDVPLYKLKDEIGNEAALASYQVCSASIDALEKISKKIKSKAGFKRKESLYFASKKKDVSWLKKEFDARKEAGFKVKWLEPGEIEDQFGLKKTHGGILSKQGASVDAFNLAHELLQYNEKKGLKIFDKTEMKSVRYHPTYNEAELTTGFKIKAKKIIYCIGYESKNLIKEDFVQLKSTFAMVSEMGQIKNKNFSKTLFWNTDDPYLYMRSTDDGRILMGGGDEDFQNPEKRDQLLSKKQKEIIKIYNSVLPDQPFDTDFVWAGTFGETKDGLPYIGEHPKFKNSYFVLGFGGNGITFSVTGMKMVSDFLRKKTHHLAEYFRFGR, translated from the coding sequence ATGGATTTAAAATCAAATGAACCTTTTTGGCTGGTGAAGAACGGATTGCTTTCTTCGTATCCTTCTTTAAAAAAAGATGTGGAATGTGAGATTCTTATTATTGGTGCAGGAATTACCGGAAGTTTAATTGCTCACCAGATGACAGAAGAAGGCTGCAAAACCATTCTGATCGACAAACGCGAAATCTGCAATGGAAGCACGTCTGCTACCACATCAATGTTGCAATACGAAATCGATGTGCCACTTTATAAATTGAAAGACGAAATCGGAAATGAGGCAGCACTCGCAAGTTATCAGGTGTGCTCAGCTTCCATCGATGCATTGGAGAAAATTTCAAAAAAAATAAAATCAAAAGCAGGTTTTAAGCGGAAAGAGTCACTGTATTTTGCCTCGAAGAAAAAAGATGTTTCCTGGTTAAAGAAAGAATTTGACGCCAGAAAAGAAGCGGGATTTAAAGTGAAATGGCTGGAGCCCGGCGAGATTGAAGATCAGTTTGGTTTGAAAAAAACGCATGGCGGAATTTTATCGAAACAGGGAGCAAGCGTCGATGCCTTTAATTTGGCTCACGAACTTTTGCAGTATAATGAAAAGAAAGGATTGAAAATTTTTGATAAAACGGAAATGAAATCCGTCAGATATCATCCGACTTATAATGAAGCGGAATTAACGACAGGATTTAAAATCAAAGCCAAGAAAATTATTTACTGTATCGGTTATGAAAGCAAAAATCTCATTAAAGAAGATTTTGTGCAGCTTAAAAGTACATTTGCGATGGTTTCTGAAATGGGACAGATAAAAAACAAAAACTTTTCGAAAACCCTGTTTTGGAATACCGATGATCCGTATCTTTATATGAGATCTACTGATGACGGCAGGATTCTCATGGGCGGCGGCGATGAAGATTTTCAAAATCCGGAAAAGCGGGATCAACTTTTGAGCAAAAAGCAAAAAGAAATTATTAAAATCTATAATAGCGTTTTACCGGATCAGCCCTTTGATACCGATTTCGTTTGGGCAGGAACTTTCGGGGAAACCAAAGACGGATTACCGTATATCGGTGAACATCCAAAATTTAAAAATTCTTATTTCGTTCTTGGTTTCGGCGGAAATGGCATCACTTTTTCTGTAACCGGAATGAAAATGGTTTCTGATTTTCTGAGGAAAAAAACACATCATCTGGCCGAATATTTCAGGTTTGGCCGTTAA
- a CDS encoding pyridoxamine 5'-phosphate oxidase family protein, with protein MSTENLNQKEAIEKLKKLSESARICMFCTDLDSHPNSCRPMSLRETDDQGNLWFISSDQSHKNFEIQKDNRVQLYFMNNSDSEYLSILGKAFIYKDKETIEEKWSAMANAWFDGKDDPNVSIIRVTPDETYYWEPKVGKFVSMLHFATAAITGQKSDNDDGREGTLHI; from the coding sequence ATGTCTACCGAAAACTTAAATCAAAAAGAAGCGATTGAAAAACTGAAAAAACTTTCTGAAAGCGCAAGAATATGTATGTTCTGTACGGATTTAGATTCTCATCCTAATTCGTGCCGTCCCATGAGTTTACGGGAAACTGATGATCAGGGGAATCTATGGTTTATCAGCAGCGATCAGAGTCATAAGAACTTTGAAATTCAAAAAGACAATCGGGTACAACTGTATTTTATGAACAACAGTGATTCTGAATATCTTTCAATTTTGGGCAAAGCATTTATTTATAAAGATAAAGAAACGATTGAAGAAAAATGGAGTGCAATGGCAAATGCCTGGTTCGATGGGAAAGACGATCCGAATGTCTCTATCATCAGAGTTACTCCAGATGAAACCTATTATTGGGAACCGAAAGTTGGGAAATTTGTTTCAATGCTTCATTTTGCAACCGCGGCCATTACCGGGCAAAAATCTGATAATGATGATGGAAGGGAAGGAACATTACACATTTAA
- a CDS encoding Dps family protein — protein sequence MKPDLGITQKNLNAVHKILNAVLADGNILYIKLRKFHWNLSGDNFMELHLLFEDQYTQVGEAVDEVAERISTLGGTAIGTSIEFAKESQLKETPGKVPDTQGMLKELVADHETIVKSLRDNLDKVEEDHNDAGTADFLNGLMQEHEKMAWKLRKYFKES from the coding sequence ATGAAACCAGACTTAGGAATTACGCAAAAAAACTTAAACGCCGTTCACAAAATTTTAAATGCTGTCCTGGCTGACGGAAATATTCTTTACATTAAATTGAGAAAATTTCATTGGAATTTATCCGGTGATAATTTCATGGAATTACATCTTTTGTTCGAAGACCAGTACACTCAAGTGGGTGAAGCCGTAGACGAAGTTGCAGAGAGAATCAGCACTTTGGGTGGAACTGCAATCGGCACCTCGATTGAATTCGCAAAGGAATCCCAGCTGAAGGAAACTCCTGGAAAAGTGCCTGACACACAGGGAATGCTGAAAGAGCTAGTGGCTGATCACGAAACAATCGTAAAATCATTACGTGATAATTTAGATAAAGTGGAAGAAGATCACAATGATGCAGGAACGGCTGATTTCTTAAATGGATTAATGCAGGAGCACGAAAAAATGGCCTGGAAACTAAGGAAATACTTCAAAGAATCATAA
- a CDS encoding dienelactone hydrolase family protein, translating to MRILKISAVIVLLLFIFSCKEKKDDVRNGLNSVKSTTGKMTTEEVTYDIDGKSYQSFVAYLGDANEVRPVVMVLPEWWGLTDYVKNRAKQLAELGYFAMVVDYYGDGKTVDNPEEAAKLSGEFYKIPIDAKLKFDKAKAQLLKFPNANYDKIGVIGYCFGGAQALNMARLEDELKGAVSFHGNLMTGIKPKNHDVKILVLNGASDTYVPAKEIAAFKKQMDSAKIDYQFIDYPNAIHSFTNPASTAIGQKFNLKVAYNKEADEKSWEAMKTFLAKIFK from the coding sequence ATGAGAATACTCAAAATATCCGCGGTAATCGTTTTGCTGCTTTTTATTTTTTCCTGTAAGGAGAAAAAAGACGACGTACGAAATGGTTTAAATTCTGTAAAATCTACCACCGGAAAAATGACTACGGAAGAAGTGACCTATGATATTGATGGTAAAAGTTATCAGTCGTTTGTCGCTTATTTAGGAGACGCAAACGAGGTGAGGCCAGTCGTGATGGTTCTTCCGGAATGGTGGGGCTTAACTGATTATGTGAAAAATAGAGCTAAACAACTGGCTGAATTAGGCTATTTTGCAATGGTCGTGGATTATTACGGCGATGGAAAGACCGTTGATAATCCCGAAGAAGCCGCAAAATTATCTGGAGAATTCTATAAAATTCCCATCGATGCAAAATTGAAATTTGATAAGGCAAAGGCGCAGCTTCTGAAATTCCCTAATGCCAATTATGATAAAATTGGCGTAATCGGATATTGTTTTGGTGGAGCGCAAGCTTTAAATATGGCTCGGTTGGAAGATGAATTGAAAGGCGCTGTTTCGTTTCATGGAAATTTAATGACCGGAATCAAACCCAAAAATCACGATGTCAAAATTTTAGTTTTAAATGGCGCCTCAGATACTTATGTTCCCGCCAAAGAAATTGCTGCCTTCAAAAAGCAAATGGATTCTGCCAAAATAGATTATCAGTTCATCGATTATCCCAACGCCATTCATTCATTTACCAATCCTGCGTCTACCGCAATTGGCCAGAAATTCAATTTGAAAGTCGCTTACAATAAAGAAGCCGACGAGAAATCCTGGGAAGCCATGAAAACTTTTTTAGCTAAAATTTTTAAATAG
- the lipA gene encoding lipoyl synthase — protein sequence MNEILTDTTIQKPKWIRVKLPTGKNYRELRTLVDKYKLNTICQSGSCPNMGECWGEGTATFMILGNICTRSCGFCGVKTGKPLDVNWDEPEKVARSIKLMKIKHAVLTSVDRDDLKDMGSILWAETVNAVRRISPGTTMETLIPDFQGITKHIDRLIEVHPEVISHNMETVKRLTREVRIQAKYERSLEVLSYLKEAGQKRTKTGLMLGLGEENAEVFQTIEDIRNANVDVITIGQYLQPTKKHLPVKKFITPEEFNEFGDFARSLGFRHVESSPLVRSSYHAEKHIH from the coding sequence ATGAACGAAATACTTACCGATACAACGATACAAAAACCAAAATGGATTCGCGTAAAACTTCCTACAGGAAAAAATTATCGAGAGCTCAGAACCTTGGTTGATAAATATAAACTCAACACCATTTGTCAAAGCGGAAGTTGCCCGAATATGGGTGAATGCTGGGGTGAAGGGACTGCGACCTTTATGATTCTGGGAAATATCTGTACCAGAAGCTGTGGATTCTGCGGTGTGAAAACAGGGAAACCCTTGGATGTCAATTGGGATGAACCGGAAAAGGTAGCGCGATCTATAAAGTTGATGAAAATCAAACATGCAGTTTTAACTTCTGTAGATCGTGATGATTTGAAAGATATGGGCTCCATTCTGTGGGCAGAAACGGTAAATGCTGTGCGCCGGATTTCGCCGGGGACAACCATGGAAACTCTGATTCCGGATTTTCAGGGAATCACCAAACATATTGACCGTTTAATCGAAGTTCATCCGGAAGTGATTTCCCATAATATGGAAACCGTGAAAAGATTAACCAGAGAAGTGAGGATTCAGGCTAAATATGAAAGAAGCTTAGAGGTTCTATCTTACTTAAAAGAAGCCGGACAAAAAAGGACGAAAACCGGGTTAATGCTTGGTTTAGGTGAAGAAAACGCTGAGGTTTTCCAAACCATTGAAGACATAAGAAATGCCAACGTAGATGTCATTACCATCGGTCAATATTTGCAGCCGACGAAGAAACATTTGCCCGTGAAAAAATTTATTACTCCGGAAGAGTTTAATGAATTCGGTGATTTTGCCAGAAGTCTGGGATTCCGTCACGTAGAAAGTTCGCCATTGGTGAGAAGTTCTTACCATGCCGAAAAACATATTCATTAA
- a CDS encoding RNA polymerase sigma factor, with product MKNTDLLTLIAFAKNKNQKAQTQLINLFWVDVFSFVMKKVQDEYVADELTVSVFSKVLAKLDLFDPNFQFKTWILTIAQNSIIDYWRKKSRENEDSTDNFDGFKNHLALSPEELLISEEDQKQILSIIESLDSNYKDIIQLRFFEEKSIKEIAEEQNITVANTKVRIMRAKKLLAELLRNKEFDD from the coding sequence ATGAAAAACACAGACCTTTTAACCCTGATTGCTTTTGCCAAAAATAAAAATCAGAAAGCACAAACCCAGCTTATCAATCTGTTTTGGGTAGATGTTTTCAGTTTTGTAATGAAAAAAGTACAGGACGAATATGTAGCTGATGAACTTACAGTTTCTGTATTTTCAAAAGTATTGGCAAAGCTGGATTTATTTGATCCAAATTTTCAGTTTAAAACATGGATTCTCACCATTGCGCAAAATTCTATCATCGATTACTGGCGAAAAAAATCCAGGGAAAATGAGGATTCTACCGATAATTTTGACGGGTTCAAAAATCATCTGGCACTTTCACCGGAAGAACTTCTGATTTCTGAAGAAGATCAAAAACAAATCCTATCCATTATCGAAAGTTTGGATTCTAATTACAAGGATATTATTCAACTTCGCTTCTTCGAAGAAAAAAGCATTAAAGAAATCGCCGAAGAACAGAATATCACCGTTGCCAATACGAAAGTCAGGATTATGCGCGCTAAAAAATTACTCGCTGAATTGCTCAGAAATAAAGAATTTGATGATTGA
- a CDS encoding cytochrome C, translating into MTKDRSSVFLFIDDDAKPLAELKTPIVFDFDTSKLTDGDHVLKIVSKSPAGREGIRKINFTVRNGPSISVEGLSEDDVVDGILPLMINAYDKGNQKSFVIRGSETQQTIPVWMWIIIILIAGWSAYYLITYFSGLPY; encoded by the coding sequence ATGACTAAAGATAGAAGTTCCGTTTTCCTCTTTATTGATGACGATGCAAAACCGCTGGCAGAATTGAAGACGCCAATAGTATTTGATTTTGATACCTCGAAATTAACGGATGGAGATCATGTTTTGAAAATAGTGAGCAAGTCGCCAGCTGGCCGGGAAGGAATTCGGAAAATAAATTTCACCGTTAGAAACGGTCCCTCGATCAGTGTTGAAGGACTCAGCGAAGACGATGTCGTTGATGGTATTCTGCCTTTAATGATCAATGCGTACGACAAAGGAAATCAAAAAAGTTTCGTCATCAGAGGAAGTGAAACTCAACAGACCATCCCTGTCTGGATGTGGATTATTATCATTTTAATCGCGGGTTGGAGTGCCTATTATTTAATCACCTATTTCAGTGGACTTCCTTATTAA
- a CDS encoding cytochrome c: protein MEFLNNHKTLFWSALILFLFLTLQIAILPAFTNQQIYKPLPDAKPLTKDELAGKAIYVENGCIACHTQQVREVEMDKVFGSRPSIPADYAGNHRMDFWRNTANLLGSERTGPDLTAIGERQPSSDWQLLHLYQPRAVVKESIMPSFSFLFEEKDYLDKGDIEVKVPPEFLKNKFKKIVPTKKALQLVAYLLSLKQTKLPEGIKPQEFLYKKEVKKTAGGSGASALPDGGELFTANCASCHQATGEGLPGAFPPLKGSPIVTGDDISVYVTIIMTGYTGRPGYGPMPAVGKNANFTPEMVTALMNHERSSWGNNAKPVTLEQVKAVMDQLK from the coding sequence ATGGAATTTTTAAATAATCATAAAACTTTGTTTTGGTCAGCCCTGATCTTATTTCTGTTCCTTACTTTACAGATCGCGATTTTGCCTGCTTTTACCAATCAGCAAATTTATAAACCCCTTCCCGATGCAAAACCTTTAACCAAAGATGAGCTTGCCGGAAAAGCAATTTATGTGGAAAATGGTTGTATCGCTTGCCATACGCAGCAAGTAAGAGAAGTTGAAATGGACAAAGTATTCGGAAGCAGGCCAAGTATTCCTGCAGATTATGCTGGCAATCACCGGATGGATTTTTGGAGAAATACGGCCAATTTATTAGGGTCAGAAAGAACCGGTCCGGATTTAACTGCTATTGGCGAAAGACAACCGAGCAGCGATTGGCAATTGCTTCATCTATACCAGCCCAGAGCCGTGGTGAAAGAATCAATAATGCCTTCTTTTTCATTTCTTTTTGAAGAAAAAGATTATTTAGACAAAGGCGATATTGAAGTTAAGGTACCACCGGAATTTCTTAAGAATAAATTTAAAAAAATCGTTCCTACCAAGAAAGCACTTCAACTCGTTGCGTACCTATTAAGTTTGAAACAGACAAAATTACCGGAAGGTATCAAACCGCAGGAATTTCTTTATAAAAAAGAAGTAAAGAAAACGGCTGGCGGTAGCGGTGCAAGTGCTCTGCCAGATGGCGGAGAATTATTCACTGCGAACTGCGCAAGTTGTCATCAGGCTACGGGCGAAGGATTACCGGGAGCTTTCCCACCACTCAAGGGAAGCCCGATTGTTACAGGGGACGATATTTCAGTGTACGTGACTATTATTATGACCGGCTACACCGGAAGACCAGGATATGGACCAATGCCTGCCGTCGGGAAGAACGCCAACTTTACACCCGAAATGGTGACAGCACTTATGAATCATGAAAGATCTTCGTGGGGAAACAATGCCAAACCGGTGACTTTGGAACAGGTAAAAGCGGTCATGGACCAACTCAAGTAA
- a CDS encoding cbb3-type cytochrome c oxidase subunit I, translating to MNNSIFGESGIQITVLLILIPVLVGLLIAVVKTYATYKDLRNRRKLSEFNKKLENLSPEELAFYEKRKIEEAYQLPPNQLSGKIPPSDEKGIIHNINAIEELRVIPHKKSFVPQKYISPELAKLILYFLGFSVFWLLFGTTVGEYLGIKFVAPDADHVSWLSFGRLRPVHTNMVFWGWASAAMVGLSYYVIPRVSNVEIHSLKIGWYTLILMNVAVLAGTVSLMAGINNGGGEYREYIWPIMAIFAAGIVLSLYNFLMTVAKRVTKEIYVSNWYIIAAMMYVIVILVVAYIPLWQDGLAETIIQGYYMHQGVGMWFMFLTLGLMYYFLPQQLNKPIYSYSLGILAFWTQIIFYTLIGSHHFIFSAIPWWMQTVAIVASVGMVIPVVAGTANFLLTFNGAWHQVKTSYTLPFYLIGIVFYFTGSMQGTVEAFRFTNLIWHFTDFTVAHSHLTMYGIITFMLWAFIYTLVPRITGKEPPKTMVGIHFWLALIGLLFYTVSLMIGSTQKGLLWMDSKPFIQSVVLMAPYWLWRAIGGTMMWISHFVFAYNFYIMVNRKQKIIIPKTPAEILEAKRQLKNFPTK from the coding sequence ATGAATAATTCAATATTTGGGGAATCCGGAATTCAGATTACCGTACTGCTTATTTTAATACCGGTACTTGTTGGTTTGCTGATCGCCGTCGTGAAGACTTATGCTACGTACAAAGACCTGCGTAACCGGCGCAAGCTGTCTGAATTCAACAAAAAATTAGAAAACCTTTCTCCCGAAGAACTTGCGTTCTACGAAAAAAGAAAAATCGAGGAGGCTTATCAACTTCCGCCCAATCAACTCTCTGGTAAAATTCCTCCTTCAGACGAAAAGGGAATTATCCATAATATCAACGCCATCGAAGAGTTGAGGGTTATTCCGCATAAAAAAAGTTTCGTTCCACAAAAGTATATTTCTCCGGAATTAGCAAAATTGATTCTTTATTTTCTGGGCTTTTCTGTTTTCTGGTTGCTTTTTGGGACTACAGTCGGGGAGTATCTGGGTATTAAATTTGTTGCGCCGGATGCGGATCATGTCAGCTGGTTAAGTTTTGGGCGGCTTCGTCCCGTGCACACCAACATGGTTTTTTGGGGCTGGGCATCAGCTGCCATGGTAGGACTTTCCTATTATGTAATTCCACGGGTGAGCAATGTAGAGATTCACAGTCTTAAAATAGGGTGGTATACATTAATCCTTATGAACGTTGCAGTATTGGCGGGAACGGTTTCATTAATGGCAGGAATTAATAATGGCGGTGGCGAATACCGCGAGTATATCTGGCCGATAATGGCAATTTTTGCTGCAGGAATTGTTCTTTCACTTTATAACTTTCTGATGACCGTAGCGAAACGTGTTACCAAAGAAATCTATGTTTCCAACTGGTATATTATTGCCGCAATGATGTACGTTATTGTTATTTTGGTCGTGGCTTATATTCCTTTGTGGCAAGATGGACTGGCAGAAACAATCATTCAGGGTTATTATATGCATCAGGGCGTAGGAATGTGGTTCATGTTTCTCACATTGGGTTTGATGTATTATTTTCTTCCCCAACAGCTTAATAAACCGATCTATTCTTACAGTTTAGGAATTCTGGCCTTTTGGACCCAAATTATATTTTATACTTTAATCGGAAGTCACCACTTTATTTTCAGTGCCATTCCGTGGTGGATGCAGACGGTTGCTATTGTGGCGAGTGTTGGTATGGTGATTCCCGTCGTGGCAGGGACGGCCAATTTTTTACTTACTTTTAATGGAGCTTGGCATCAGGTGAAAACTTCTTATACTCTTCCATTTTATCTTATAGGTATTGTCTTCTACTTCACGGGTTCAATGCAGGGAACTGTAGAAGCATTTAGGTTTACGAATTTAATTTGGCACTTTACCGATTTTACAGTCGCTCACTCGCATTTAACGATGTATGGGATTATCACCTTTATGCTTTGGGCATTTATTTATACTTTGGTTCCAAGAATTACCGGAAAAGAACCACCCAAAACGATGGTAGGTATTCACTTTTGGTTGGCCTTAATCGGATTGCTGTTTTATACCGTTTCACTCATGATCGGCTCTACACAGAAAGGATTGCTTTGGATGGACAGTAAACCGTTTATTCAAAGTGTGGTACTCATGGCTCCATACTGGTTATGGCGGGCAATTGGCGGTACAATGATGTGGATATCTCACTTTGTATTTGCGTATAATTTTTATATAATGGTCAATAGAAAACAAAAGATCATCATTCCAAAAACGCCCGCAGAAATTTTGGAAGCCAAAAGACAGCTTAAAAACTTCCCAACAAAATAA
- a CDS encoding RrF2 family transcriptional regulator has protein sequence MFSKSCEYGIRAAIYVAKHSRNNHKVSLIEVAKHTDSPPAFMAKILQKLTKTEILSSLKGPTGGFFITEEHLNTISLLNIVLAIDGDGIFENCTLGLRRCDGQKPCPMHFNFRKIREEMKETLSNTSLKLLAEEVSDGITFLKR, from the coding sequence ATGTTTTCAAAATCATGCGAATATGGAATTCGTGCAGCCATTTATGTCGCTAAACATTCCCGCAATAATCATAAAGTAAGTCTAATAGAAGTTGCAAAACATACTGATTCTCCGCCTGCATTTATGGCGAAGATTTTACAGAAATTAACTAAAACCGAAATACTTTCTTCCTTAAAAGGTCCTACCGGAGGTTTTTTTATAACGGAAGAACATTTAAATACAATATCACTCTTAAACATTGTGTTGGCGATTGATGGTGATGGGATTTTTGAAAATTGTACTCTTGGTCTTAGAAGATGTGATGGACAGAAGCCTTGTCCAATGCACTTCAATTTTAGAAAGATTCGGGAGGAAATGAAAGAAACCTTGAGTAATACTTCTTTGAAATTACTGGCTGAAGAGGTTTCTGATGGAATAACGTTTTTGAAACGGTAG